The following are from one region of the Mycolicibacterium helvum genome:
- a CDS encoding SHOCT domain-containing protein, protein MDWGSTWDFLWHFLIIFAWIAYLLVLFQILVDLFWRDHTTSGWLKAVWVIFLIVFPWVTALIYLIARGQGMAQRARDAALAAKQETDDYIRDAAGRSPAQEIEHAKQLLDAGTISQQEFDALKTKALS, encoded by the coding sequence GTGGACTGGGGTTCGACATGGGATTTCCTCTGGCACTTCCTGATCATTTTCGCCTGGATCGCCTACCTGCTGGTGTTGTTCCAGATCCTGGTCGACCTGTTCTGGCGTGATCACACGACATCCGGCTGGCTCAAGGCCGTCTGGGTGATCTTCCTGATCGTGTTCCCATGGGTGACCGCGCTGATCTACCTGATCGCGCGGGGTCAGGGGATGGCCCAGCGCGCTCGCGACGCTGCGCTGGCTGCCAAACAGGAGACCGACGACTACATCCGGGACGCTGCCGGGCGTTCGCCCGCGCAGGAGATCGAGCACGCCAAGCAGCTCTTGGATGCCGGGACTATCTCGCAGCAGGAGTTCGACGCACTGAAGACCAAGGCCCTCAGCTAG
- a CDS encoding class I SAM-dependent methyltransferase, whose protein sequence is MTKNRPHSVVGRWGNDHDYLPAAGHDRLLPAYDLLTWVLGAGPIYDQLIAQASLFDGARVLEVGCGTGNVAIRAIRAVPAAEVTALDPDPRALNRARRKAGDRPGVHFEQGYAQQLRYAEGAFDRVLSSMMLHHLDHDVKAAALAEAFRVLKPGGEIHVVDVVHTHGRVHTTAGEVPELIRLSGFHCSVTGARRLRFVGQVQYCCGVKPADNSSGPVQS, encoded by the coding sequence ATGACCAAAAATCGTCCACATTCGGTGGTCGGCAGGTGGGGTAACGATCACGATTACCTTCCTGCCGCCGGCCACGATCGGTTGCTACCCGCTTACGACCTGTTGACCTGGGTGTTGGGCGCAGGTCCGATCTACGATCAGCTGATCGCACAGGCCTCGTTGTTCGACGGTGCGCGAGTGCTCGAGGTGGGGTGTGGGACGGGCAATGTAGCGATCCGAGCGATCCGGGCCGTCCCAGCCGCCGAGGTGACCGCATTGGATCCCGATCCACGCGCGCTGAACCGGGCCCGCCGCAAGGCCGGTGACCGACCCGGGGTTCACTTTGAGCAGGGTTACGCCCAGCAGCTGCGCTACGCCGAGGGCGCCTTCGATCGAGTGTTGTCGTCGATGATGCTGCATCACCTCGACCACGACGTGAAGGCGGCCGCGCTGGCTGAGGCGTTCCGGGTCCTCAAGCCAGGGGGTGAGATACACGTCGTCGACGTCGTCCACACACACGGGCGCGTGCATACGACGGCCGGCGAGGTGCCCGAACTTATCCGGCTGAGCGGATTTCACTGCTCCGTAACGGGAGCTCGTCGGCTGCGGTTCGTCGGGCAGGTGCAGTACTGCTGTGGCGTCAAACCCGCCGACAACTCGTCGGGACCAGTTCAGAGCTGA
- a CDS encoding putative bifunctional diguanylate cyclase/phosphodiesterase, which produces MDDRRGTPRSALPILSSAVSCLLLALGFAFKWGGDNTVRIVDALAFAAYGAYAAVCSGVAARAAHGRNRTAWTSLTIALAAWTAGELTRALYTLVLHRSLFPSPADFLYLGFVVLVCVAFVRFPAEPMQGSRTRVLFDALIAAVALFLVLWVAVLGNVYQATRVDSVAQARALLYPLFILFIFVAAVVFVARSGAGNSVVMWLLMAAVTLMAFSGVAFAFLQLSNRYYPGHLTSLGWVLGMVCFGAAALLSRQPRLPSPPSNTAQSSIPLWLPYVPLFIAGTVGPALALTGVLQIGVPVLMALICVRQVLSGWENRRLLTAAADQALRDPLTGLANRTLFQDRLAHAMALRRRDDRAVAVVSLDLDDFKLINDSMGHPAADSLLVRVGERIAGCVRPGDTVARLGGDEFALLIEGGADEAHLVCERVIASFDTPFVIDGHEVLMRPSAGMAVTLLAETELAPEELVKRADIAMYFAKRSRDSTVHTFSSDMTLLDPGIEEVTSTGENRSVGNGAAQVRLLGELRRTIDRGGLEMVYQPKLDLRTGRIVGVEALLRWPHPRLKVLRPAAFLPLILRHGLMRPVTDLVFKKVLDDAARWMSMGLDVPVAVNLFAPLLRDLRLPEAVSGALRERDLPARLLTIEITEDLVLDEVGRVTAVLQQLRDDGVRIAIDDFGSGYSALSYLRDLPIDEVKFDRHFIASVATDTRAAAVVGAVIELNHNLGITVVAEGVEDAETAAWLREHGCDIGQGYYFGKPVPAAEIPPLMAQHAPQRP; this is translated from the coding sequence GTGGACGATCGCAGGGGCACGCCGCGATCGGCTTTGCCGATTTTGTCCTCGGCGGTCAGTTGTCTGCTACTCGCCCTGGGGTTTGCCTTCAAATGGGGCGGCGACAACACCGTTCGGATCGTTGACGCGTTGGCCTTCGCCGCATACGGGGCGTACGCGGCGGTGTGCTCAGGAGTTGCGGCTCGCGCCGCCCACGGGCGAAACCGCACCGCCTGGACCAGCTTGACGATCGCCCTGGCAGCGTGGACGGCGGGGGAGCTGACCAGGGCGCTGTACACCCTTGTCTTGCATCGCTCGCTGTTCCCGTCTCCCGCGGACTTCCTCTACCTGGGTTTCGTCGTGCTGGTCTGCGTCGCGTTCGTGCGGTTTCCCGCCGAACCGATGCAGGGCTCACGGACGCGAGTGCTTTTCGACGCGCTGATCGCCGCCGTGGCTCTGTTTCTGGTGCTGTGGGTGGCAGTCCTCGGCAACGTCTACCAAGCCACCCGGGTGGACAGCGTCGCACAGGCTCGCGCGCTGCTGTATCCGCTGTTCATCCTGTTCATCTTCGTGGCCGCGGTCGTGTTCGTCGCCCGGTCCGGCGCCGGAAACAGCGTGGTGATGTGGCTGCTCATGGCTGCGGTCACGCTGATGGCGTTTTCCGGGGTCGCGTTCGCCTTTCTCCAACTCTCCAACCGCTATTACCCCGGGCACCTCACGAGTCTTGGCTGGGTGCTGGGGATGGTGTGCTTCGGTGCGGCCGCACTGCTCAGTAGGCAACCGCGGTTACCCAGTCCGCCGTCGAACACAGCGCAATCGTCGATCCCGTTGTGGTTGCCCTACGTGCCGCTGTTCATCGCCGGCACCGTCGGGCCGGCACTGGCTCTCACCGGAGTCCTGCAGATCGGGGTTCCGGTGCTGATGGCGCTCATCTGCGTCCGGCAGGTGCTTTCGGGGTGGGAGAACCGCCGATTGCTCACGGCCGCAGCCGATCAGGCGTTGCGCGATCCGTTGACCGGGCTGGCTAACCGCACCCTGTTCCAGGACCGGCTGGCGCACGCGATGGCACTGCGCCGCCGCGACGATCGTGCGGTGGCGGTGGTTTCGCTGGACCTCGATGACTTCAAGCTGATCAACGACAGCATGGGGCATCCTGCCGCCGACAGCCTTCTGGTCCGGGTGGGTGAACGCATCGCCGGTTGTGTGCGGCCCGGCGATACCGTCGCACGGCTCGGCGGCGATGAATTCGCCTTGCTGATCGAGGGTGGAGCCGACGAGGCTCACCTGGTCTGCGAGCGGGTGATCGCGTCGTTCGATACCCCGTTCGTCATCGACGGCCACGAAGTGCTGATGCGTCCGAGCGCCGGCATGGCGGTCACACTTCTGGCTGAAACAGAACTGGCGCCAGAGGAATTGGTGAAGCGCGCCGATATCGCGATGTACTTCGCCAAACGCTCGCGCGATTCGACGGTGCACACGTTCAGCTCGGACATGACGCTGCTCGATCCAGGCATCGAGGAAGTGACGAGCACCGGCGAGAACCGTTCGGTTGGGAATGGTGCGGCACAGGTACGGTTACTGGGCGAATTGCGGCGCACCATCGACCGCGGTGGTCTCGAGATGGTGTATCAACCGAAGTTGGACCTGAGAACCGGTCGAATAGTAGGGGTGGAGGCGCTCCTGCGATGGCCCCATCCACGGCTGAAAGTTCTTCGGCCAGCGGCATTTTTGCCCTTGATACTGCGGCATGGTCTGATGCGTCCGGTGACCGATCTGGTCTTCAAGAAGGTGCTCGATGACGCGGCCCGATGGATGTCGATGGGGCTGGATGTCCCTGTCGCGGTAAACCTGTTCGCGCCACTGCTCCGCGATCTGCGACTGCCCGAGGCTGTGAGTGGGGCCCTGCGGGAACGTGATCTTCCGGCGCGGCTGCTGACCATCGAGATCACCGAGGATCTGGTCCTTGACGAGGTGGGTCGGGTTACCGCAGTACTGCAACAACTTCGCGACGACGGGGTTCGGATCGCCATCGACGACTTCGGCAGTGGCTATTCAGCTTTGAGTTATCTGCGCGATCTGCCGATTGATGAGGTGAAATTCGATCGCCACTTCATCGCGTCGGTTGCCACCGACACGCGGGCTGCCGCGGTGGTCGGTGCAGTCATCGAACTGAACCACAACCTCGGGATCACGGTGGTCGCCGAAGGTGTCGAAGACGCCGAGACAGCGGCATGGCTGCGCGAGCATGGCTGCGACATCGGACAGGGCTACTACTTCGGTAAGCCTGTCCCCGCCGCCGAGATCCCACCCCTGATGGCTCAGCATGCGCCGCAACGCCCTTAG
- a CDS encoding Mur ligase family protein — MPKPTMTLRGRAALAAGSAARWASRATGRGAGAMIGGLVAMTLDRSILRQLGAGRRTVVVTGTNGKSTTTRMTAAALATIGPVEPQGRRHQTVATNAEGANMDAGLVAALAGSRDASLAALEVDEMHVPHVADAVDPAVIVLLNLSRDQLDRVGEINHIERTLRAGLARHPDAIIVANCDDVLMTSAAYDCPRVVWVAAGAGWANDSVSCPRSGEVIVRDHSHWYSTGTDPNVGPGGPASFKRPDPQWWYDDAKIYGPDGLELPMRLSLPGKVNRGNATQAVAAAVALGADPAAAVAAVATVDEVAGRYQTVPVGEHTARILLAKNPAGWQEALSMVDATAQGVVISVNGQVPDGEDLSWLWDVNFEHFEGVPVVAAGERGTDLAVRLGYAGVPHTLVHNTIDAIKSCPKGHVEVVANYTAFLQLTRALGRMQ, encoded by the coding sequence ATGCCCAAGCCGACGATGACACTGCGGGGCCGCGCTGCGCTGGCCGCTGGTTCCGCCGCGCGTTGGGCCTCCCGGGCGACCGGACGCGGTGCCGGCGCCATGATCGGTGGCCTGGTCGCGATGACCCTGGATCGCTCGATCCTGCGTCAACTCGGCGCCGGCCGTCGCACTGTCGTCGTGACCGGCACGAACGGCAAATCCACTACCACCCGGATGACGGCAGCGGCGCTGGCCACCATCGGCCCGGTCGAGCCGCAAGGGCGACGACATCAGACCGTCGCCACCAATGCCGAGGGCGCCAATATGGACGCTGGCCTGGTGGCCGCGCTGGCCGGCTCCCGCGACGCGTCGCTGGCCGCGCTCGAGGTCGACGAGATGCACGTCCCGCACGTCGCCGATGCGGTCGACCCCGCGGTGATCGTGCTACTGAATCTGTCGCGCGATCAGCTGGACCGGGTGGGTGAGATCAACCACATCGAGCGCACCCTGCGCGCCGGCTTGGCCCGTCACCCCGATGCGATCATCGTCGCCAACTGTGACGACGTACTGATGACCTCGGCGGCCTACGACTGCCCTCGCGTGGTGTGGGTGGCTGCCGGCGCTGGTTGGGCCAACGACTCGGTCAGCTGCCCGCGTAGCGGCGAGGTGATCGTGCGCGACCACTCGCACTGGTACTCGACAGGAACGGATCCCAATGTCGGGCCCGGCGGCCCTGCGTCCTTTAAGCGCCCTGATCCGCAGTGGTGGTACGACGACGCGAAGATCTACGGGCCAGACGGCCTCGAGCTGCCGATGCGACTGTCGCTGCCGGGAAAGGTCAACCGAGGCAACGCCACTCAGGCTGTGGCGGCCGCAGTCGCGCTGGGCGCGGATCCCGCTGCGGCAGTGGCCGCCGTCGCCACGGTGGACGAGGTCGCCGGCCGCTACCAGACCGTGCCGGTGGGCGAGCACACCGCGCGCATCCTGCTGGCCAAGAACCCGGCCGGGTGGCAAGAGGCGCTGTCGATGGTCGACGCCACCGCGCAGGGGGTGGTGATTTCGGTCAACGGTCAGGTACCCGACGGTGAAGACCTGTCGTGGCTGTGGGACGTCAACTTCGAGCATTTCGAGGGTGTCCCCGTCGTGGCCGCCGGGGAGCGCGGAACCGATCTGGCGGTGCGGCTGGGCTATGCCGGTGTGCCGCATACGTTGGTGCACAACACTATTGATGCGATCAAGTCATGCCCGAAGGGGCACGTCGAGGTGGTGGCGAACTACACCGCTTTCCTGCAGCTGACGCGCGCTTTGGGGCGGATGCAATGA
- the recR gene encoding recombination mediator RecR, with protein sequence MFEGPVQDLIDELGKLPGVGPKSAQRIAFHLLSVEPPDIDRLTAALGRVRDGVQFCEVCGNVSDAERCRICSDARRDGTQVCVVEEPKDVQAVERTREFRGRYHVLGGALDPLSGVGPDQLRIRQLLNRIGERVDGVDITEVIIATDPNTEGEATATYLVRILRDIPGLTVSRIASGLPMGGDLEFADELTLGRALSGRRQMV encoded by the coding sequence ATGTTTGAGGGCCCGGTCCAGGATCTGATCGACGAGCTCGGCAAGCTGCCGGGCGTCGGTCCCAAGAGTGCGCAGCGGATCGCGTTCCACCTGCTGTCGGTGGAGCCGCCGGACATTGACCGACTGACCGCGGCGCTGGGCAGGGTTCGCGACGGGGTGCAGTTCTGCGAGGTGTGCGGCAACGTCTCCGATGCCGAGCGCTGCCGAATCTGCAGCGACGCACGCCGGGATGGGACGCAGGTGTGTGTGGTCGAAGAACCCAAGGACGTGCAGGCCGTCGAACGCACCCGGGAGTTCCGCGGGCGCTATCACGTGCTGGGCGGCGCACTGGATCCGCTGTCCGGAGTCGGGCCGGATCAGCTGCGAATTCGTCAGTTGCTCAACAGAATTGGTGAACGAGTCGACGGAGTGGACATCACCGAGGTGATCATCGCGACCGATCCGAACACCGAGGGTGAGGCGACGGCCACCTACCTGGTGCGGATCCTCCGCGATATCCCCGGGCTCACCGTGTCGCGCATCGCGTCGGGCCTCCCGATGGGCGGTGACCTGGAGTTCGCCGACGAGCTGACGCTGGGCCGCGCCCTATCCGGCCGCCGCCAGATGGTCTAG
- a CDS encoding YbaB/EbfC family nucleoid-associated protein yields the protein MRDQLMPGLQAALQQAQEMQQKLMEAQAALAAAEVHGQAGGGLVQVTMKGSGEVAAVRIDPKVVDPQDVETLQDLIVGAIADAARQFAILAQTHLGPLAGQAAPGLPEA from the coding sequence ATGCGTGACCAGTTGATGCCAGGTCTGCAAGCCGCGCTCCAGCAGGCCCAGGAAATGCAGCAGAAGCTGATGGAGGCCCAGGCGGCGCTGGCGGCCGCCGAGGTACACGGTCAGGCCGGCGGTGGGCTGGTGCAGGTGACCATGAAGGGCAGCGGGGAAGTGGCCGCGGTGCGGATCGACCCGAAGGTCGTCGACCCCCAGGACGTCGAAACGCTGCAGGACCTGATCGTCGGCGCGATCGCCGACGCGGCGCGTCAGTTCGCCATCCTGGCGCAGACCCATCTCGGTCCGCTGGCCGGGCAGGCTGCACCGGGTCTGCCGGAGGCCTGA
- a CDS encoding type 1 glutamine amidotransferase, whose product MTDSTVRIGLVLPDVMGTYGDGGNAVVLRQRLRLRGIAAEIVEITLADPVPDSLDLYTLGGAEDYAQRLATKHLLTHQGLQRAAARGAPVLAICAAIQVLGHWYETSAGERVEGVGLLDVTTSPQASRTIGEVVSTPLVDGMTLALTGFENHRGGTVLGPDARPLAAVVKGAGNRAGDGYDGAVQGSVVATYLHGPCLARNPELADLLLSRVVGPLEPLELTEVEQLRRERLAAPRRA is encoded by the coding sequence ATGACGGATTCAACGGTACGGATTGGGCTGGTGTTGCCCGACGTGATGGGCACCTACGGTGACGGTGGGAATGCCGTCGTGCTGCGACAGCGGTTGCGGCTGCGCGGGATTGCCGCCGAGATCGTCGAGATCACGCTGGCCGACCCGGTGCCCGACTCGCTGGACCTCTACACCCTCGGCGGCGCCGAGGACTACGCGCAGCGACTGGCTACCAAACATCTTCTGACCCATCAGGGTTTGCAGCGCGCTGCGGCCCGCGGCGCTCCGGTGCTGGCGATCTGCGCGGCGATTCAGGTGCTGGGTCACTGGTACGAGACGTCGGCCGGCGAGCGGGTCGAGGGTGTCGGCCTGCTCGATGTGACGACGTCCCCGCAGGCCAGCCGGACCATTGGCGAAGTGGTGTCCACTCCATTGGTCGACGGTATGACGCTTGCGCTGACGGGCTTCGAGAATCACCGTGGTGGAACGGTTTTGGGACCGGATGCGCGGCCGCTGGCTGCGGTGGTCAAGGGCGCGGGCAACCGCGCAGGCGACGGCTACGACGGTGCGGTGCAGGGCAGCGTGGTCGCAACCTATCTGCACGGCCCGTGTCTGGCGCGCAACCCCGAACTGGCGGATCTGCTGCTGTCGCGCGTCGTCGGGCCGCTGGAGCCGCTGGAGCTGACCGAGGTCGAGCAGTTGCGCCGCGAGCGGCTGGCCGCCCCCCGCCGCGCTTGA
- a CDS encoding helix-turn-helix transcriptional regulator, which yields MVPAPRRVRHLDGVPVYEYPTDPAFPPVSVLRLHPDGPPEKSRHIHGFPIMTYLPDTGSVCIVAAGETIDPAAVDDSSNGFAVLFDPAALGDGAHSPFPAWRRHPLLFPFLHGRPGGILRLRVPNDRKQFWDSTIHSIEAEITARRDGYRPAALAQLTLLLIDLARMTGDMADDLRRCGEPLIADVFTVIDRRIEKPTSLRDVARELGLTPGHLTTVVRRRTGRTVGEWIVERRMGQARILLRDTDLSITEVSRRVGIADAGYFGRVFLRNHGVSPRQWRNQEAPPSGR from the coding sequence ATGGTCCCGGCCCCCCGCCGGGTACGCCATCTCGACGGTGTACCCGTCTACGAGTACCCCACCGACCCAGCGTTCCCGCCGGTGTCCGTATTGCGCCTGCACCCCGATGGGCCGCCCGAGAAGTCCCGGCACATCCACGGCTTCCCGATCATGACGTATCTTCCGGACACGGGATCGGTGTGCATCGTCGCCGCAGGCGAGACGATCGACCCAGCGGCCGTTGACGATTCCTCGAACGGCTTCGCGGTGTTATTCGACCCCGCCGCACTCGGTGACGGGGCCCATTCGCCGTTTCCGGCCTGGCGGCGTCATCCGCTGCTGTTTCCGTTCCTGCACGGACGACCGGGCGGGATTCTTCGTCTCCGTGTTCCGAATGATCGGAAACAATTTTGGGACAGTACGATCCATTCCATCGAAGCCGAAATCACTGCTCGCCGCGACGGTTACCGGCCGGCGGCGCTGGCTCAGCTCACCTTGCTCCTCATCGACCTGGCCCGGATGACCGGAGACATGGCCGACGATCTGCGCCGGTGCGGCGAGCCGCTGATTGCCGACGTGTTCACGGTGATAGACCGGCGAATCGAGAAGCCCACCTCACTGCGGGACGTCGCACGGGAACTGGGCCTGACTCCAGGGCATCTCACCACCGTTGTCCGCCGTCGCACCGGCCGCACCGTCGGTGAGTGGATCGTCGAGCGCCGGATGGGTCAGGCGCGAATCCTGTTGCGCGATACCGACCTCAGCATTACCGAGGTCTCCCGACGGGTCGGAATAGCAGACGCCGGCTACTTCGGGCGGGTATTCCTTCGCAACCACGGTGTTTCGCCACGCCAGTGGCGCAACCAGGAGGCCCCGCCAAGCGGTAGATAG
- a CDS encoding Rv3717 family N-acetylmuramoyl-L-alanine amidase: MSTRTRVVAAACTAMLLAASTVTSPLAHAVPNIAGMIVFLDPGHNGANDASLTKQVPTGRGGTKDCQTSGTTTNDGFPEHTFNWDTVLLIRQMLSQLGVRTAMSRGNDNQVAACVDERAAMANALAPNAVVSIHADGGPATGRGFHVNYSSPPLNEAQAGPSVQLAKIMRDQMVASGLPAANYIGSDGLYGRSDLTGLNLAQYPSVLVECGNMKNPADSALMESPEGRQKIASAVVQGIAAFLATQPARTS; encoded by the coding sequence ATGTCCACCCGCACGCGTGTCGTCGCCGCAGCATGCACCGCCATGCTGCTGGCCGCGTCGACGGTGACCAGCCCCCTCGCCCACGCCGTACCCAACATCGCCGGAATGATCGTCTTCCTCGACCCCGGCCATAACGGCGCCAACGACGCATCGCTGACCAAACAGGTCCCCACGGGCCGCGGCGGCACCAAGGACTGCCAGACGTCGGGCACCACCACCAACGACGGGTTCCCCGAGCACACCTTCAACTGGGACACCGTGCTGTTGATCCGCCAGATGCTGAGCCAGCTCGGTGTCCGGACCGCCATGTCCCGCGGTAACGACAACCAGGTCGCGGCGTGCGTCGACGAACGCGCGGCGATGGCCAACGCCCTGGCACCCAACGCCGTGGTGTCCATCCACGCCGACGGCGGCCCGGCGACCGGCCGCGGCTTCCACGTCAACTACTCCAGCCCGCCGCTGAACGAGGCGCAGGCCGGGCCCTCGGTGCAGCTCGCCAAGATCATGCGCGATCAGATGGTCGCCTCCGGGCTGCCGGCCGCCAACTACATCGGCTCCGACGGTCTGTACGGGCGCTCCGACCTCACCGGACTGAACCTGGCCCAATACCCCTCGGTGCTGGTCGAATGCGGAAACATGAAGAATCCGGCCGACTCCGCACTGATGGAAAGCCCCGAGGGCCGTCAGAAGATCGCGTCCGCGGTGGTCCAGGGCATCGCGGCGTTCCTGGCCACCCAACCGGCCAGGACCAGTTAG
- a CDS encoding DEDDh family exonuclease → MSHTWGRPAREPGDGWVVVDVETTGFRPGHARIISLAALALDPEGRVEHSVVSLLNPGVDPGPTHIHGLTAEMLEDQPTFADIAPDVIELLHGRTLVAHNVAFDYAFLASEAELAETALPVDTVMCTVELARRLDLGLENLRLETLARHWAVPQTRAHDAFDDALVLSRVLAPALQRARERETWLPVRPATRRRWPNGRVTHDELRPLKMLASRMPCPYLNPGPYRRGGPLVQGMRVALSAEVNRTHEELVERIIHAGLAYADAVDPQTSLVICNERTPQQGKGYLARELGVPVVSDGQFMDSVASVANGTGIDEFVPSVDQGQQFALF, encoded by the coding sequence GTGAGCCACACCTGGGGTCGACCCGCCCGCGAGCCGGGCGATGGCTGGGTCGTCGTCGATGTCGAGACCACGGGGTTTCGGCCCGGCCACGCCCGCATCATCAGCCTGGCTGCCCTCGCGCTAGACCCAGAAGGGCGCGTCGAACACTCGGTGGTCAGTCTGCTCAATCCCGGCGTGGATCCCGGCCCCACCCACATCCACGGCCTGACCGCCGAGATGTTGGAGGATCAGCCGACGTTCGCCGATATCGCCCCCGACGTCATCGAGTTGCTGCACGGCCGCACCCTGGTCGCCCACAACGTGGCGTTCGACTACGCATTCCTGGCCAGTGAGGCCGAGCTGGCCGAGACCGCGCTGCCGGTCGACACGGTGATGTGCACCGTCGAGTTGGCCCGCCGCCTGGACCTCGGGCTGGAGAACTTACGGCTGGAGACCCTGGCCCGGCACTGGGCCGTGCCGCAGACCCGCGCCCACGACGCTTTTGATGACGCCCTGGTGTTGTCCCGGGTGCTCGCTCCCGCGCTGCAGCGGGCTCGCGAACGCGAGACGTGGTTGCCGGTGCGTCCCGCGACCCGGCGCCGCTGGCCCAACGGCCGGGTCACCCACGACGAACTGCGGCCGTTGAAGATGCTGGCCTCCCGGATGCCCTGTCCCTACCTGAACCCCGGGCCGTACCGGCGGGGTGGACCGTTGGTCCAGGGCATGCGGGTTGCCTTGTCGGCCGAGGTGAACCGCACGCACGAGGAACTTGTCGAGCGGATCATTCACGCCGGGCTGGCCTACGCCGATGCCGTCGACCCACAGACGTCATTGGTGATCTGCAACGAACGGACCCCTCAACAGGGCAAGGGCTATCTGGCCCGTGAGCTCGGGGTACCGGTGGTCTCCGACGGGCAGTTCATGGATTCGGTCGCCTCGGTGGCCAACGGCACCGGGATCGACGAGTTCGTCCCCTCGGTCGATCAAGGTCAGCAGTTCGCGCTGTTCTGA